A portion of the Juglans microcarpa x Juglans regia isolate MS1-56 chromosome 1D, Jm3101_v1.0, whole genome shotgun sequence genome contains these proteins:
- the LOC121235379 gene encoding myb-related protein 308-like — protein sequence MGRAPCCSKVGLHRGPWTPREDTLLTKYIQAHGEGHWRSLPKKAGLLRCGKSCRLRWMNYLRPNIKRGNITPDEDDLIIRLHSLLGNRWSLIAGRLPGRTDNEIKNYWNTHLSKRLLITGRGSTNPDTNKKSTEPGHELKRKSSKNKNKNSNTNKNNKSNNRKMKNKSIANLECEKQKVHLPKPTRIASFPIPRNESFDCNTISGSSGQERSEDILCFGSKVEGIPWCHLEGVAWNGFKDGRDQENGVGFLIGGGDRHHHGLVNNGSDFEGQSAHIPTGDHNSLEKLYEEYSELLKTEESQVELDSFAESLLLL from the exons ATGGGAAGGGCTCCTTGTTGTTCTAAGGTTGGGTTGCATAGAGGTCCTTGGACTCCTAGAGAAGACACATTGCTTACTAAATATATTCAAGCTCATGGTGAAGGTCATTGGCGATCTTTGCCCAAAAAAGCTG GCCTGCTTAGGTGTGGAAAGAGCTGCAGACTAAGATGGATGAACTACCTAAGACCAAACATAAAAAGAGGGAATATCACCCCAGATGAAGATGACCTTATTATCCGATTACATTCCCTTCTTGGCAATAGATGGTCTCTCATTGCGGGCAGGCTTCCTGGCCGTACTGATAACGAGATAAAAAACTATTGGAATACCCATCTCAGTAAGAGATTGTTAATCACTGGCCGAGGGAGTACTAACCCTGATACCAACAAAAAATCGACGGAACCAGGCCATGAATTGAAGAGGAAAAgcagcaaaaacaaaaacaaaaactccaacaccaacaagaacaacaaaagcaacaacaggaagatgaagaacaaaAGCATTGCAAATTTAGAGTGCGAGAAGCAAAAGGTTCATCTCCCCAAGCCCACAAGGATCGCTTCTTTTCCGATACCAAGAAATGAAAGTTTCGATTGCAATACAATCAGTGGATCTTCGGGCCAGGAAAGATCAGAAGATATTCTTTGTTTTGGTTCAAAAGTGGAAGGTATTCCTTGGTGTCATTTGGAAGGTGTTGCTTGGAATGGTTTCAAAGATGGGAGAGACCAGGAAAATGGGGTTGGCTTTCTTATTGGTGGTGGAGATCGTCATCATCATGGTCTTGTCAATAATGGCTCAGATTTTGAGGGCCAATCAGCTCATATACCAACAGGAGATCACAACTCACTAGAGAAGCTGTACGAGGAGTATTCAGAGCTCTTGAAGACAGAAGAAAGCCAAGTTGAATTAGATTCCTTTGCTGAATCATTATTGCTGCTCTGA
- the LOC121264466 gene encoding uncharacterized protein LOC121264466: protein MVVAQRLSSNGSPFEDITLCRSLVGALQYLTITRPDLAHLVNSVSQYLHAPTNEHFHAASFVTSRALFTLVYHSLPPLLLALLSILMLIGPAILTLNTLLQSTLSTWVTILSLGVPKSNPQALTSAVNLNTVLWLPLLLKFYG from the coding sequence ATGGTTGTTGCCCAGCGCCTCTCCTCTAATGGTTCTCCCTTTGAGGACATCACTCTTTGTCGCTCTCTTGTTGGTGCACTACAATATCTGACTATCACTCGCCCTGACCTTGCCCACTTGGTCAATTCCGTCAGTCAATATTTGCATGCTCCAACTAATGAACATTTTCATGCCGCATCCTTCGTTACATCAAGGGCACTCTTCACTTTGGTTTATCATTCACTGCCTCCTCTTCTGCTAGCATTACTGTCTattctgatgctgattgggccaGCTATCTTAACACTCAACACTCTACTTCAGTCTACTCTATCTACTTGGGTGACAATCTTGTCTCTTGGAGTGCCAAAAAGCAACCCACAGGCTCTCACTTCAGCTGTGAATCTGAATACTGTGCTTTGGCTTCCACTGCTGCTGAAGTTCTATGGTTAG